In one window of Oreochromis niloticus isolate F11D_XX unplaced genomic scaffold, O_niloticus_UMD_NMBU tig00008777_pilon, whole genome shotgun sequence DNA:
- the LOC109198033 gene encoding putative DMBT1-like protein — MDGREKRALHFLIFAAYLVVSSSPSAGLIRLAGSGSTQCSGRVEIYNSYSYPYYSWGTVCDDGWDLQDAEVVCREQSCGIALEALGSAYFGQGTGTFLHSNVDCSGSETSLDNCRYSSYISYYCHHGRDAGVVCSGKKTFYNVYGLITLQ, encoded by the exons ATGGACGGCAGAGAGAAGAGAGCGCTTCACTTCTTGATCTTCG CTGCTTATCTCGTGGTCTCATCTTCACCTTCTGCAG GTCTGATCAGATTAGCTGGATCTGGGTCCACTCAGTGCTCTGGAAGAGTTGAAATCTATAACTCTTACTCTTACCCTTACTATTCCTGGGGAACAGTgtgtgatgatggctgggacttaCAAGATGCTGAGGTGGTCTGTAGAGAGCAGAGCTGTGGGATAGCTCTGGAGGCTCTTGGGTCTGCTTACTTTGGTCAAGGTACAGGAACTTTCTTGCACAGTAATGTGGACTGTTCAGGAAGTGAAACTTCTCTAGACAATTGTAGGTACAGCAGCTATATTAGTTATTACTGTCACCATGGTCGGGATGCTGGCGTCGTCTGTTCAGGTAAGAAAACTTTCTATAATGTTTATGGTCTTATCACTTTACAATaa